Proteins encoded by one window of Musa acuminata AAA Group cultivar baxijiao chromosome BXJ2-9, Cavendish_Baxijiao_AAA, whole genome shotgun sequence:
- the LOC135584082 gene encoding auxin response factor 16-like isoform X1, whose protein sequence is MKVPTACGFAGTPVEAGEKKRIDSELWHACAGPLVSLPPVGSLVVYFPQGHSEQVAATMQKEIDGIPNYPSLPSKLICVLLDVTMHADAETDEVYAQMTLQPVNKYDREAMLASEIGLKQNKQPAEFFCKTLTASDTSTHGGFSVPRRAAEKIFPALDFTMQPPAQELVAKDLHDVSWTFRHIYRGQPKRHLLTTGWSVFVSTKRLSAGDSVLFIRDEKSQLLLGIRRANRQQHALSSSVLSSDSMHIGILAAAAHAATNNSPFTIFYNPRASRSEFVIPLAKYNKAIYTQVSLGMRFRMMFETEDSGVRRYMGTITGISDLDPVRWKNSQWRNLQVGWDESTATERRTRVSIWEIEPVVTPFYMCPPPYLRPNFATSPGVPDEYEVGNGLHRVMPWLNDDFSLKDSQSAIFPGLSLVQWMAVQQNRHLMASATQPACFSPMVASATQDGVVTEDPTKMLSFQTPAASGPSFNSKSSPQAQQLNQTLQLPHQLQQQPHLLTQSSVSMQHQLQSSPLQQKSINLQQQQFQQPGQLQQSQPQQLRPVANQEATDQQLMQQQTCNGQIGLQTHSSSQYLQPSHLQQQGLQGSCLSSMGSLSQSPLSQILPVQQPLECQRSLLQKQQDQLQHIMQPQIQMQMLQKLQQQQLLSQLSPPLQSQLSQQLTQQNQHFQDFQLQLDGSNLLPLQSDQLHQAHKSSALDSQKSPLLLRTQSSLSGTNVPCSSNFPSTNSNIDSLSLHSKVQQGQKVLVEETVAPVLDIMLPELQGKTQLMAKHEQFNIKESMQMPNQLAVTDQLDASSTTSFCLEGSGHDGVSLPSHCLDGNGQDHRDNFLLGTMPDTLLSRGLGTRKDIQNLVSGYGQQKDIDTELSTADISSQSFGVPDMSFKPGCSTDVVVTEGVLNRGVWANQPPPPPRMRTYTKVQKRGSVGRCIDVTRYKGYDDLRRDLARMFGIEGQLEDTYRTDWKLVYVDHENDILLVGDDPWEEFVSCVQSIKILSAAEVQQMSLDGNLTSLSVRTEACSGSNSGNPWRGQFDDASFASFHH, encoded by the exons ATGAAGGTTCCCACGGCCTGCGGATTCGCGGGGACTCCAGTGGAAG caggagaaaagaaaagaattgaTTCTGAGCTATGGCATGCTTGTGCTGGACCACTGGTATCTTTGCCACCAGTCGGCAGCCTAGTGGTCTACTTTCCTCAGGGCCACAGTGAACAG GTCGCAGCCACGATGCAGAAGGAGATTGATGGCATTCCAAATTATCCCTCGCTGCCATCCAAGCTGATTTGTGTGCTTCTTGATGTCACCATGCAT GCAGATGCTGAAACAGATGAGGTTTATGCTCAAATGACTCTTCAACCTGTCAACAAA TATGATAGAGAAGCAATGCTGGCATCTGAAATAGGCCTCAAACAGAACAAGCAACCAGCTGAGTTCTTTTGCAAAACACTTACAGCGAGTGATACAAGTACCCATGGTGGATTTTCAGTACCCCGCCGTGCTGCTGAAAAGATATTTCCAGCTCTA GATTTCACAATGCAACCGCCAGCTCAAGAATTGGTGGCCAAGGATTTGCATGACGTCTCATGGACATTTCGACACATATATCGTG GTCAACCGAAAAGGCATTTACTGACAACAGGATGGAGTGTGTTTGTTAGCACAAAAAGACTTTCTGCTGGTGACTCCGTTCTCTTTATACG AGATGAGAAGTCACAGCTTTTATTGGGTATAAGGCGTGCAAATAGACAACAGCATGCTCTATCATCTTCTGTCTTATCTAGTGACAGCATGCACATTGGaatcctagctgctgctgctcatGCTGCTACCAATAATAGCCCATTTACTATTTTTTACAACCCAAG GGCGAGCCGCTCAGAATTTGTTATCCCGTTGGCTAAGTACAACAAGGCAATATATACCCAGGTGTCTCTTGGCATGCGATTCAGGATGATGTTTGAGACTGAGGACTCTGGAGTCCGGAGATATATGGGCACTATTACAGGCATCAGTGATTTAGATCCTGTGCGGTGGAAAAACTCACAGTGGCGCAATCTCCAG GTTGGATGGGATGAATCAACAGCGACTGAGAGACGGACCCGAGTGTCAATATGGGAAATTGAACCTGTGGTGACTCCTTTCTATATGTGTCCACCCCCATACTTGAGGCCCAATTTTGCAACATCGCCAGGAGTCCCAG ATGAGTATGAAGTTGGAAATGGTTTGCATAGGGTGATGCCATGGCTGAATGATGACTTTAGCTTAAAAGACAGTCAGAGTGCAATCTTTCCAGGATTAAGCCTGGTTCAGTGGATGGCTGTGCAACAAAATCGTCATCTAATGGCATCGGCTACCCAACCAGCGTGCTTTTCTCCAATGGTTGCATCAGCTACACAGGATGGTGTAGTCACAGAAGATCCAACTAAAATGCTAAGTTTTCAAACACCTGCTGCATCTGGGCCAAGTTTTAATTCCAAGTCAAGTCCTCAAGCACAACAACTGAATCAAACTTTGCAACTGCCTCATCAACTGCAGCAGCAACCGCACTTGCTGACACAATCTTCCGTTTCTATGCAACATCAGCTGCAATCATCACCACTGCAACAAAAATCTATCAATCTGCAGCAGCAACAATTTCAACAACCAGGGCAGCTACAACAGTCTCAACCTCAGCAACTTAGACCTGTTGCTAATCAAGAAGCCACAGACCAGCAGCTTATGCAACAACAGACATGCAATGGACAGATTGGACTTCAAACTCATTCATCAAGTCAATATTTGCAGCCATCTCATCTACAACAGCAAGGATTGCAGGGCTCTTGTCTCTCAAGTATGGGCTCTCTCAGTCAGTCTCCGTTGTCTCAGATATTGCCAGTTCAACAACCATTAGAATGCCAACGTTCTCTCTTGCAGAAGCAGCAAGACCAATTGCAGCATATAATGCAGCCACAGATTCAGATGCAGATGTTGCAAAAGCTTCAGCAGCAACAGCTACTCTCTCAGCTCAGTCCACCATTGCAATCTCAATTATCACAGCAACTGACCCAGCAAAATCAACACTTCCAAGATTTCCAACTGCAGCTCGATGGCTCCAATCTTTTACCGCTTCAATCAGATCAACTTCATCAAGCACACAAAAGCAGTGCCCTGGATAGCCAAAAGTCTCCTCTGCTTCTCAGAACTCAGTCTTCGCTCAGTGGGACCAATGTTCCATGTTCATCAAACTTTCCTTCAACTAACAGTAACATTGATTCATTGAGCTTACACAGTAAGGTCCAGCAAGGACAAAAGGTTTTGGTTGAAGAAACAGTTGCACCAGTTTTGGATATTATGCTTCCGGAACTTCAAGGAAAGACACAACTGATGGCCAAGCATGAGCAGTTCAACATAAAAGAATCCATGCAGATGCCCAATCAGCTGGCTGTAACTGATCAGTTAGATGCTTCTTCTACAACTTCTTTTTGTTTAGAAGGTAGTGGGCATGATGGTGTATCATtgccctctcattgtctggatggTAATGGTCAAGATCACAGGGACAATTTTCTTCTTGGAACAATGCCAGATACCCTGCTCTCAAGAGGCTTGGGCACAAGAAAAGATATACAGAACCTGGTTTCTGGATATGGCCAGCAGAAAGACATTGATACGGAGTTATCCACTGCAGATATAAGTTCCCAATCATTTGGTGTGCCAGACATGTCCTTCAAACCTGGGTGTTCAACTGATGTTGTGGTCACCGAGGGTGTCCTTAATAGGGGAGTGTGGGCTAaccaaccaccaccaccaccacgaatGCGAACATACACTAAG GTTCAAAAGCGTGGTTCTGTTGGAAGGTGTATTGATGTGACCCGTTACAAGGGTTATGACGACCTTCGACGTGATCTTGCACGTATGTTTGGGATTGAAGGGCAACTAGAGGATACATACAGAACCGATTGGAAGTTGGTCTATGTGGATCATGaaaatgatatcttacttgttggtGATGATCCTTGGGA GGAATTTGTTAGCTGTGTTCAGAGCATTAAGATACTATCGGCAGCGGAAGTCCAGCAGATGAGTTTGGATGGTAACCTGACAAGTTTGTCAGTGCGAACGGAAGCTTGTAGTGGGTCCAATAGTGGCAATCCCTGGAGAGGCCAATTTGATGATGCCTCATTTGCATCCTTTCATCACTAA
- the LOC135623228 gene encoding protein TIFY 10c-like, with the protein MAEKMGKRGAKAGEKSQFSITCSLLNQYLKKKGSLGTIGLDMSPWPLGHQLTEKHRAPTTLSLLPGVSAFAEDHTDHGADQHAPKPAVPPITEESASNKEMEKAQLTIFYGGKVLVFDHFPEDKAKDLVQMAGKETCTAAPNLVLFSSTSGSQLPALHGLPKLAQDMPIARRNSLHRFLEKRKDRINTEAPYQVHGVIPALPDVAKQEGSRSWLGLGRRAPKQEHSSESSR; encoded by the exons atggcagagAAGATGGGAAAAAGAGGTGCGAAGGCCGGGGAGAAGTCCCAGTTCTCAATCACCTGCAGCCTCTTGAATCAGTACTTGAAGAAGAAGGGCAGCTTGGGTACCATTGGCCTTGACATGTCCCCATGGCCTCTTGGACACCAACTTACAG AGAAGCACCGGGCTCCCACCACCTTGAGTTTGCTACCTGGAGTTAGTGCGTTCGCTGAAGACCATACCGACCATGGCGCAGACCAACATGCTCCAAAACCTGCTGTTCCTCCGATCACGGAGGAATCTGCAAGCAACAA GGAGATGGAGAAGGCCCAGCTGACGATCTTTTACGGCGGAAAGGTGCTAGTTTTCGATCATTTCCCAGAAGACAAGGCCAAAGATCTGGTTCAGATGGCAGGCAAAGAGACCTGCACTGCAGCTCCAAATCTCGTGCTCTTCTCGTCGACCTCCGGTAGTCAGCTACCGGCGCTGCACGGCCTGCCAAAGCTCGCCCAGG ATATGCCCATAGCCAGAAGGAACTCTCTTCATCGGTTCCTGGAGAAGAGGAAGGATCG GATCAACACCGAGGCACCATATCAAGTCCATGGAGTCATCCCAGCATTGCCGGATGTGGCGAAGCAAGAAGGAAGCCGTTCCTGGCTCGGCTTGGGGCGACGAGCTCCGAAGCAAGAACACAGTTCTGAGAGCAGCAGATAG
- the LOC135584082 gene encoding auxin response factor 16-like isoform X2 — protein MKVPTACGFAGTPVEGEKKRIDSELWHACAGPLVSLPPVGSLVVYFPQGHSEQVAATMQKEIDGIPNYPSLPSKLICVLLDVTMHADAETDEVYAQMTLQPVNKYDREAMLASEIGLKQNKQPAEFFCKTLTASDTSTHGGFSVPRRAAEKIFPALDFTMQPPAQELVAKDLHDVSWTFRHIYRGQPKRHLLTTGWSVFVSTKRLSAGDSVLFIRDEKSQLLLGIRRANRQQHALSSSVLSSDSMHIGILAAAAHAATNNSPFTIFYNPRASRSEFVIPLAKYNKAIYTQVSLGMRFRMMFETEDSGVRRYMGTITGISDLDPVRWKNSQWRNLQVGWDESTATERRTRVSIWEIEPVVTPFYMCPPPYLRPNFATSPGVPDEYEVGNGLHRVMPWLNDDFSLKDSQSAIFPGLSLVQWMAVQQNRHLMASATQPACFSPMVASATQDGVVTEDPTKMLSFQTPAASGPSFNSKSSPQAQQLNQTLQLPHQLQQQPHLLTQSSVSMQHQLQSSPLQQKSINLQQQQFQQPGQLQQSQPQQLRPVANQEATDQQLMQQQTCNGQIGLQTHSSSQYLQPSHLQQQGLQGSCLSSMGSLSQSPLSQILPVQQPLECQRSLLQKQQDQLQHIMQPQIQMQMLQKLQQQQLLSQLSPPLQSQLSQQLTQQNQHFQDFQLQLDGSNLLPLQSDQLHQAHKSSALDSQKSPLLLRTQSSLSGTNVPCSSNFPSTNSNIDSLSLHSKVQQGQKVLVEETVAPVLDIMLPELQGKTQLMAKHEQFNIKESMQMPNQLAVTDQLDASSTTSFCLEGSGHDGVSLPSHCLDGNGQDHRDNFLLGTMPDTLLSRGLGTRKDIQNLVSGYGQQKDIDTELSTADISSQSFGVPDMSFKPGCSTDVVVTEGVLNRGVWANQPPPPPRMRTYTKVQKRGSVGRCIDVTRYKGYDDLRRDLARMFGIEGQLEDTYRTDWKLVYVDHENDILLVGDDPWEEFVSCVQSIKILSAAEVQQMSLDGNLTSLSVRTEACSGSNSGNPWRGQFDDASFASFHH, from the exons ATGAAGGTTCCCACGGCCTGCGGATTCGCGGGGACTCCAGTGGAAG gagaaaagaaaagaattgaTTCTGAGCTATGGCATGCTTGTGCTGGACCACTGGTATCTTTGCCACCAGTCGGCAGCCTAGTGGTCTACTTTCCTCAGGGCCACAGTGAACAG GTCGCAGCCACGATGCAGAAGGAGATTGATGGCATTCCAAATTATCCCTCGCTGCCATCCAAGCTGATTTGTGTGCTTCTTGATGTCACCATGCAT GCAGATGCTGAAACAGATGAGGTTTATGCTCAAATGACTCTTCAACCTGTCAACAAA TATGATAGAGAAGCAATGCTGGCATCTGAAATAGGCCTCAAACAGAACAAGCAACCAGCTGAGTTCTTTTGCAAAACACTTACAGCGAGTGATACAAGTACCCATGGTGGATTTTCAGTACCCCGCCGTGCTGCTGAAAAGATATTTCCAGCTCTA GATTTCACAATGCAACCGCCAGCTCAAGAATTGGTGGCCAAGGATTTGCATGACGTCTCATGGACATTTCGACACATATATCGTG GTCAACCGAAAAGGCATTTACTGACAACAGGATGGAGTGTGTTTGTTAGCACAAAAAGACTTTCTGCTGGTGACTCCGTTCTCTTTATACG AGATGAGAAGTCACAGCTTTTATTGGGTATAAGGCGTGCAAATAGACAACAGCATGCTCTATCATCTTCTGTCTTATCTAGTGACAGCATGCACATTGGaatcctagctgctgctgctcatGCTGCTACCAATAATAGCCCATTTACTATTTTTTACAACCCAAG GGCGAGCCGCTCAGAATTTGTTATCCCGTTGGCTAAGTACAACAAGGCAATATATACCCAGGTGTCTCTTGGCATGCGATTCAGGATGATGTTTGAGACTGAGGACTCTGGAGTCCGGAGATATATGGGCACTATTACAGGCATCAGTGATTTAGATCCTGTGCGGTGGAAAAACTCACAGTGGCGCAATCTCCAG GTTGGATGGGATGAATCAACAGCGACTGAGAGACGGACCCGAGTGTCAATATGGGAAATTGAACCTGTGGTGACTCCTTTCTATATGTGTCCACCCCCATACTTGAGGCCCAATTTTGCAACATCGCCAGGAGTCCCAG ATGAGTATGAAGTTGGAAATGGTTTGCATAGGGTGATGCCATGGCTGAATGATGACTTTAGCTTAAAAGACAGTCAGAGTGCAATCTTTCCAGGATTAAGCCTGGTTCAGTGGATGGCTGTGCAACAAAATCGTCATCTAATGGCATCGGCTACCCAACCAGCGTGCTTTTCTCCAATGGTTGCATCAGCTACACAGGATGGTGTAGTCACAGAAGATCCAACTAAAATGCTAAGTTTTCAAACACCTGCTGCATCTGGGCCAAGTTTTAATTCCAAGTCAAGTCCTCAAGCACAACAACTGAATCAAACTTTGCAACTGCCTCATCAACTGCAGCAGCAACCGCACTTGCTGACACAATCTTCCGTTTCTATGCAACATCAGCTGCAATCATCACCACTGCAACAAAAATCTATCAATCTGCAGCAGCAACAATTTCAACAACCAGGGCAGCTACAACAGTCTCAACCTCAGCAACTTAGACCTGTTGCTAATCAAGAAGCCACAGACCAGCAGCTTATGCAACAACAGACATGCAATGGACAGATTGGACTTCAAACTCATTCATCAAGTCAATATTTGCAGCCATCTCATCTACAACAGCAAGGATTGCAGGGCTCTTGTCTCTCAAGTATGGGCTCTCTCAGTCAGTCTCCGTTGTCTCAGATATTGCCAGTTCAACAACCATTAGAATGCCAACGTTCTCTCTTGCAGAAGCAGCAAGACCAATTGCAGCATATAATGCAGCCACAGATTCAGATGCAGATGTTGCAAAAGCTTCAGCAGCAACAGCTACTCTCTCAGCTCAGTCCACCATTGCAATCTCAATTATCACAGCAACTGACCCAGCAAAATCAACACTTCCAAGATTTCCAACTGCAGCTCGATGGCTCCAATCTTTTACCGCTTCAATCAGATCAACTTCATCAAGCACACAAAAGCAGTGCCCTGGATAGCCAAAAGTCTCCTCTGCTTCTCAGAACTCAGTCTTCGCTCAGTGGGACCAATGTTCCATGTTCATCAAACTTTCCTTCAACTAACAGTAACATTGATTCATTGAGCTTACACAGTAAGGTCCAGCAAGGACAAAAGGTTTTGGTTGAAGAAACAGTTGCACCAGTTTTGGATATTATGCTTCCGGAACTTCAAGGAAAGACACAACTGATGGCCAAGCATGAGCAGTTCAACATAAAAGAATCCATGCAGATGCCCAATCAGCTGGCTGTAACTGATCAGTTAGATGCTTCTTCTACAACTTCTTTTTGTTTAGAAGGTAGTGGGCATGATGGTGTATCATtgccctctcattgtctggatggTAATGGTCAAGATCACAGGGACAATTTTCTTCTTGGAACAATGCCAGATACCCTGCTCTCAAGAGGCTTGGGCACAAGAAAAGATATACAGAACCTGGTTTCTGGATATGGCCAGCAGAAAGACATTGATACGGAGTTATCCACTGCAGATATAAGTTCCCAATCATTTGGTGTGCCAGACATGTCCTTCAAACCTGGGTGTTCAACTGATGTTGTGGTCACCGAGGGTGTCCTTAATAGGGGAGTGTGGGCTAaccaaccaccaccaccaccacgaatGCGAACATACACTAAG GTTCAAAAGCGTGGTTCTGTTGGAAGGTGTATTGATGTGACCCGTTACAAGGGTTATGACGACCTTCGACGTGATCTTGCACGTATGTTTGGGATTGAAGGGCAACTAGAGGATACATACAGAACCGATTGGAAGTTGGTCTATGTGGATCATGaaaatgatatcttacttgttggtGATGATCCTTGGGA GGAATTTGTTAGCTGTGTTCAGAGCATTAAGATACTATCGGCAGCGGAAGTCCAGCAGATGAGTTTGGATGGTAACCTGACAAGTTTGTCAGTGCGAACGGAAGCTTGTAGTGGGTCCAATAGTGGCAATCCCTGGAGAGGCCAATTTGATGATGCCTCATTTGCATCCTTTCATCACTAA
- the LOC135584082 gene encoding auxin response factor 16-like isoform X3 has product MQPPAQELVAKDLHDVSWTFRHIYRGQPKRHLLTTGWSVFVSTKRLSAGDSVLFIRDEKSQLLLGIRRANRQQHALSSSVLSSDSMHIGILAAAAHAATNNSPFTIFYNPRASRSEFVIPLAKYNKAIYTQVSLGMRFRMMFETEDSGVRRYMGTITGISDLDPVRWKNSQWRNLQVGWDESTATERRTRVSIWEIEPVVTPFYMCPPPYLRPNFATSPGVPDEYEVGNGLHRVMPWLNDDFSLKDSQSAIFPGLSLVQWMAVQQNRHLMASATQPACFSPMVASATQDGVVTEDPTKMLSFQTPAASGPSFNSKSSPQAQQLNQTLQLPHQLQQQPHLLTQSSVSMQHQLQSSPLQQKSINLQQQQFQQPGQLQQSQPQQLRPVANQEATDQQLMQQQTCNGQIGLQTHSSSQYLQPSHLQQQGLQGSCLSSMGSLSQSPLSQILPVQQPLECQRSLLQKQQDQLQHIMQPQIQMQMLQKLQQQQLLSQLSPPLQSQLSQQLTQQNQHFQDFQLQLDGSNLLPLQSDQLHQAHKSSALDSQKSPLLLRTQSSLSGTNVPCSSNFPSTNSNIDSLSLHSKVQQGQKVLVEETVAPVLDIMLPELQGKTQLMAKHEQFNIKESMQMPNQLAVTDQLDASSTTSFCLEGSGHDGVSLPSHCLDGNGQDHRDNFLLGTMPDTLLSRGLGTRKDIQNLVSGYGQQKDIDTELSTADISSQSFGVPDMSFKPGCSTDVVVTEGVLNRGVWANQPPPPPRMRTYTKVQKRGSVGRCIDVTRYKGYDDLRRDLARMFGIEGQLEDTYRTDWKLVYVDHENDILLVGDDPWEEFVSCVQSIKILSAAEVQQMSLDGNLTSLSVRTEACSGSNSGNPWRGQFDDASFASFHH; this is encoded by the exons ATGCAACCGCCAGCTCAAGAATTGGTGGCCAAGGATTTGCATGACGTCTCATGGACATTTCGACACATATATCGTG GTCAACCGAAAAGGCATTTACTGACAACAGGATGGAGTGTGTTTGTTAGCACAAAAAGACTTTCTGCTGGTGACTCCGTTCTCTTTATACG AGATGAGAAGTCACAGCTTTTATTGGGTATAAGGCGTGCAAATAGACAACAGCATGCTCTATCATCTTCTGTCTTATCTAGTGACAGCATGCACATTGGaatcctagctgctgctgctcatGCTGCTACCAATAATAGCCCATTTACTATTTTTTACAACCCAAG GGCGAGCCGCTCAGAATTTGTTATCCCGTTGGCTAAGTACAACAAGGCAATATATACCCAGGTGTCTCTTGGCATGCGATTCAGGATGATGTTTGAGACTGAGGACTCTGGAGTCCGGAGATATATGGGCACTATTACAGGCATCAGTGATTTAGATCCTGTGCGGTGGAAAAACTCACAGTGGCGCAATCTCCAG GTTGGATGGGATGAATCAACAGCGACTGAGAGACGGACCCGAGTGTCAATATGGGAAATTGAACCTGTGGTGACTCCTTTCTATATGTGTCCACCCCCATACTTGAGGCCCAATTTTGCAACATCGCCAGGAGTCCCAG ATGAGTATGAAGTTGGAAATGGTTTGCATAGGGTGATGCCATGGCTGAATGATGACTTTAGCTTAAAAGACAGTCAGAGTGCAATCTTTCCAGGATTAAGCCTGGTTCAGTGGATGGCTGTGCAACAAAATCGTCATCTAATGGCATCGGCTACCCAACCAGCGTGCTTTTCTCCAATGGTTGCATCAGCTACACAGGATGGTGTAGTCACAGAAGATCCAACTAAAATGCTAAGTTTTCAAACACCTGCTGCATCTGGGCCAAGTTTTAATTCCAAGTCAAGTCCTCAAGCACAACAACTGAATCAAACTTTGCAACTGCCTCATCAACTGCAGCAGCAACCGCACTTGCTGACACAATCTTCCGTTTCTATGCAACATCAGCTGCAATCATCACCACTGCAACAAAAATCTATCAATCTGCAGCAGCAACAATTTCAACAACCAGGGCAGCTACAACAGTCTCAACCTCAGCAACTTAGACCTGTTGCTAATCAAGAAGCCACAGACCAGCAGCTTATGCAACAACAGACATGCAATGGACAGATTGGACTTCAAACTCATTCATCAAGTCAATATTTGCAGCCATCTCATCTACAACAGCAAGGATTGCAGGGCTCTTGTCTCTCAAGTATGGGCTCTCTCAGTCAGTCTCCGTTGTCTCAGATATTGCCAGTTCAACAACCATTAGAATGCCAACGTTCTCTCTTGCAGAAGCAGCAAGACCAATTGCAGCATATAATGCAGCCACAGATTCAGATGCAGATGTTGCAAAAGCTTCAGCAGCAACAGCTACTCTCTCAGCTCAGTCCACCATTGCAATCTCAATTATCACAGCAACTGACCCAGCAAAATCAACACTTCCAAGATTTCCAACTGCAGCTCGATGGCTCCAATCTTTTACCGCTTCAATCAGATCAACTTCATCAAGCACACAAAAGCAGTGCCCTGGATAGCCAAAAGTCTCCTCTGCTTCTCAGAACTCAGTCTTCGCTCAGTGGGACCAATGTTCCATGTTCATCAAACTTTCCTTCAACTAACAGTAACATTGATTCATTGAGCTTACACAGTAAGGTCCAGCAAGGACAAAAGGTTTTGGTTGAAGAAACAGTTGCACCAGTTTTGGATATTATGCTTCCGGAACTTCAAGGAAAGACACAACTGATGGCCAAGCATGAGCAGTTCAACATAAAAGAATCCATGCAGATGCCCAATCAGCTGGCTGTAACTGATCAGTTAGATGCTTCTTCTACAACTTCTTTTTGTTTAGAAGGTAGTGGGCATGATGGTGTATCATtgccctctcattgtctggatggTAATGGTCAAGATCACAGGGACAATTTTCTTCTTGGAACAATGCCAGATACCCTGCTCTCAAGAGGCTTGGGCACAAGAAAAGATATACAGAACCTGGTTTCTGGATATGGCCAGCAGAAAGACATTGATACGGAGTTATCCACTGCAGATATAAGTTCCCAATCATTTGGTGTGCCAGACATGTCCTTCAAACCTGGGTGTTCAACTGATGTTGTGGTCACCGAGGGTGTCCTTAATAGGGGAGTGTGGGCTAaccaaccaccaccaccaccacgaatGCGAACATACACTAAG GTTCAAAAGCGTGGTTCTGTTGGAAGGTGTATTGATGTGACCCGTTACAAGGGTTATGACGACCTTCGACGTGATCTTGCACGTATGTTTGGGATTGAAGGGCAACTAGAGGATACATACAGAACCGATTGGAAGTTGGTCTATGTGGATCATGaaaatgatatcttacttgttggtGATGATCCTTGGGA GGAATTTGTTAGCTGTGTTCAGAGCATTAAGATACTATCGGCAGCGGAAGTCCAGCAGATGAGTTTGGATGGTAACCTGACAAGTTTGTCAGTGCGAACGGAAGCTTGTAGTGGGTCCAATAGTGGCAATCCCTGGAGAGGCCAATTTGATGATGCCTCATTTGCATCCTTTCATCACTAA